From Sardina pilchardus chromosome 9, fSarPil1.1, whole genome shotgun sequence, a single genomic window includes:
- the tlr22 gene encoding toll-like receptor 22, which produces MRRRHMAPLKRTFLHFFLYCFLSALSEQFSLRDCILLTSLNDTDHQNVSCSHLELTKVPSPIPIHSVALDISNNRILNVTVGDFRNLSNLRQLYIAKNSISKIEDGAFKDLVHLERLRLDTNKLKKVTRGWLQGLFSLSVLRLENNQIGYIEYSAFVSLLNLTSVHLENNQLRHLAQVKSIFQLPNLLELLIGQNKLWDFVSHNLSATPLQIHRLDLSSNPLQTFQITNNIFPNLKYLDLTSCGRYSRPFQWIVQNQSFLNSTEIFSVGGFQTSEGMVEIIQTFNSSLKTLYINHLKTPHFEQFLQKICTHVQKSLTLKNIKIPSLSDHSFKPCHQLWEIYLGHNKMHTISSLAFEGLNQLQALRVSNNPITVLNNILNVLPNLKQLDMSFNKIIHLACFDFSNITRLYLYNNNILKIQPCTFNKLTKLEVLKLSSNKLVSLENIFNNSLPNLKVLDLEGNKISHVTFEVFSGLRSLEDLILANNQIKSISKNAFKGLKSLKSLDLKSNKIKQKTLQNQGLFLGMPNLEVLNLARNSISFSSQELQPPFITLTSLKTLYMYSQNMQNLPSNLLQGLNLLSHIYGGDLNLHHVHPNTFSHTPNLTFLDLSKNKLSMETSLSPRMFHPIPGLSELYVTQNQLPSLNFLLGANLSQLTVLKASDNQLQGINETLNQSLPQLAYLDLQKNPFVCDCSNKWFLDWAKNDNYPQVAYLNKYKCSYPSALKGQYLEQFNTEFCDLNFEFICFVINSSLVILTMLVSFCYNFLRWQLVYAYYLFLAFLYDSRKQQRQHQQGFQYDAFVSYNSQDELWVLRELLPNLEADQGWRLCLHHRDFEPGKPIIDNIVDGIYSSRKTISVITRSYLRSEWCSREIQVASFRLFDEQNDVLILVFLEDIPTHQLSPYHRMRKLVKKRTYLTWPKPGEDTSVFWQKLQMAMNTKKGENPILLGQEIRFPCLAFPDHVAAD; this is translated from the coding sequence ATGAGGAGAAGACATATGGCTCCTTTAAAAAGGacatttcttcatttctttctttattgctttctcaGTGCGCTCTCAGAGCAGTTCTCTCTCAGGGACTGCATTCTGCTTACATCTCTCAATGACACAGACCATCAGAACGTGTCATGCAGTCATCTGGAATTAACAAAGGTCCCATCACCAATACCCATCCATTCGGTGGCATTGGATATTTCTAACAATAGAATCTTAAACGTAACGGTGGGAGATTTCAGAAATCTCTCAAACTTGAGACAGCTTTACATAGCAAAAAACAGCATATCAAAGATAGAGGATGGAGCTTTCAAGGACCTCGTTCACCTGGAAAGGCTCAGACTGGATACCAACAAGTTGAAAAAAGTGACCAGAGGCTGGCTACAGGGATTATTTAGCCTCTCAGTGCTACGACTAGAGAACAATCAAATTGGGTACATTGAATATTCAGCTTTTGTGTCCCTTTTGAATTTGACAAGTGTACATCTGGAAAATAATCAACTTAGACACCTTGCCCAAGTCAAGTCTATATTTCAATTACCAAATTTATTGGAGTTACTCATTGGACAAAACAAACTTTGGGATTTTGTGTCTCATAACCTGTCAGCAACACCTTTGCAAATACATAGGCTTGATTTGTCTTCAAATCCATTACAGACATTTCAGATTACAAACAACATATTTCCAAACCTCAAATACCTCGACCTCACCTCATGTGGTCGGTACTCGAGACCTTTCCAATGGATAGTTCAGAACCAAAGTTTTTTGAACTCCACAGAGATATTCAGTGTGGGTGGATTTCAAACATCTGAGGGGATGGTTGAAATCATACAAACTTTCAATTCCTCCCTAAAGACACTCTACATTAATCACTTAAAGACACCACATTTTGAACAATTTTTACAAAAGATCTGCACTCATGTGCAAAAATCTCTAACTTTAAAAAACATTAAGATCCCCTCATTAAGTGACCACTCGTTTAAACCTTGCCACCAATTGTGGGAAATATACCTTGGGCACAATAAAATGCATACTATCTCTTCACTTGCATTTGAAGGTCTGAATCAACTGCAAGCACTACGCGTGTCGAATAATCCAATTACTGTACTGAACAATATTCTAAATGTTTTACCTAATTTGAAACAACTTGATATGTCCTTTAACAAAATAATCCATCTGGCCTGTTTTGACTTCAGCAATATAACTCGGCTGTACCTTTACAACAATAACATCTTAAAGATTCAACCTTGCACTTTCAATAAACTTACCAAATTGGAGGTGCTAAAACTGTCTTCAAATAAACTTGTAAGCCTTGAAAACATTTTTAACAACAGTCTACCAAACTTGAAAGTGCTGGATTTAGAAGGAAATAAGATAAGTCACGTCACCTTTGAGGTTTTCAGTGGGCTGCGTTCTCTTGAAGACTTGATTCTTGCTAATAATCAGATTAAAAGTATTTCTAAAAATGCTTTCAAAGGACTGAAAAGTTTAAAAAGTCTTGACTTGAAATCAAACAAgatcaaacaaaaaacattgcaAAATCAAGGCTTGTTTCTTGGTATGCCAAACCTAGAAGTTCTGAATTTGGCACGCAATTCAATATCATTTAGCAGCCAGGAACTACAACCACCATTCATAACGTTAACGTCACTGAAAACACTGTATATGTATAGTCAGAACATGCAAAACCTGCCGTCAAACCTGCTACAAGGCCTGAATTTATTATCTCATATTTATGGAGGGGATCTCAACCTTCACCATGTGCATCCTAACACTTTCAGTCACACTCCCAACCTTACATTCCTGGACCTCAGCAAGAACAAGTTGTCAATGGAAACTTCTTTATCTCCAAGGATGTTTCATCCTATCCCTGGATTATCGGAACTCTATGTAACACAAAACCAGCTTCCGTCATTAAACTTTCTACTTGGTGCGAACCTGTCTCAGCTCACAGTTCTTAAAGCCTCTGATAATCAGCTACAGGGAATTAACGAGACTTTGAACCAATCTCTTCCTCAACTGGCCTACCTCGACCTACAAAAAAACCCATTTGTTTGTGACTGTAGCAATAAATGGTTCTTGGATTGGGCCAAAAATGACAACTACCCTCAAGTGGCATACTTGAATAAGTACAAATGTAGCTATCCATCAGCCCTAAAGGGACAATATCTGGAACAGTTCAACACAGAGTTCTGCGACCTGAACTTCGAATTCATCTGCTTTGTCATCAACTCCTCCCTGGTGATTCTAACAATGTTGGTCTCCTTCTGTTACAACTTTCTGCGATGGCAGCTGGTCTACGCCTACTACCTTTTCTTAGCGTTCCTCTATGACAGCAGGAAACAGCAGAGGCAGCACCAGCAAGGCTTCCAGTATGACGCCTTTGTGTCCTACAACTCCCAGGACGAGTTATGGGTCCTCAGAGAACTGCTGCCCAATCTGGAAGCCGACCAAGGATGGAGGCTGTGTCTCCACCACCGAGACTTTGAGCCAGGCAAGCCTATCATCGACAACATAGTGGACGGCATATACAGCAGCCGCAAGACCATCAGCGTGATCACGCGCAGCTACCTGAGGAGCGAGTGGTGCTCCAGGGAGATTCAGGTGGCCAGCTTCCGGCTGTTCGATGAGCAAAACGACGTGCTGATCCTGGTCTTCCTAGAGGATATCCCAACCCACCAGCTATCTCCGTATCACAGGATGCGCAAACTGGTGAAGAAGCGCACCTATCTCACCTGGCCCAAGCCTGGGGAGGACACCAGTGTCTTCTGGCAGAAGCTACAAATGgccatgaacaccaagaaaggTGAAAACCCTATTCTCTTGGGACAGGAGATTAGATTTCCTTGCCTTGCCTTCCCTGACCATGTAGCAGCTGACTGA